The proteins below come from a single bacterium genomic window:
- a CDS encoding tetratricopeptide repeat protein yields the protein MNKIKFSILDKNDARYFRNGSATARELLNLKILVKRLEILKQLGSGREIIGIGENLVAQFAGEKMPSIFSEIYYFLSEGYLILSDYSKMAESANRAIALYEKSGDKKGQAKCLDTLGVVFEDTGQQEMALEHYSRALAIQEQIGDELGQAESLLNIATCLIGLKKYESSNDFFQKARRACQRIGDKRTLGYVYSNYVLLLIKTQRWEEIKTYIELSLQVRRDIGDRYGEGFSQYWLAWESMREGRWDAAARYFKENIRLREQLGEKLFIINDYAQYGTMLGKQGNYPEAVALLEKAVRNATQLKALDYLFYARMELANIFTMQGKFADADRYLDEARACGVDDQGIFLITCRKAELAIRQGNTAGALEILREIEDRVKVSPINLRNLYFRISAKYGIATNDDPGTIEHDFRKAELHARDFFIQDRYLLAVTLYEFCGWLKAVDRPYQERLSEAIAILRDLGADDCLRRIESEFDLKIRP from the coding sequence ATGAACAAGATCAAGTTCAGCATTCTGGATAAAAATGACGCCCGATACTTCAGGAACGGCAGCGCGACCGCCCGGGAACTGCTGAATTTGAAGATACTGGTGAAACGCCTGGAGATCCTGAAGCAGCTCGGCTCGGGCAGGGAGATCATCGGCATCGGCGAAAATTTGGTCGCTCAATTCGCCGGAGAGAAAATGCCGTCGATATTCTCCGAAATCTATTACTTCCTGTCCGAGGGTTATCTCATCCTGAGCGACTACAGCAAGATGGCGGAGTCCGCCAACCGGGCGATCGCGCTTTACGAAAAAAGCGGCGATAAAAAAGGCCAGGCCAAGTGCCTGGATACCCTGGGTGTGGTCTTCGAGGATACGGGACAACAGGAAATGGCCCTGGAGCATTACTCCCGCGCCCTGGCGATCCAGGAGCAGATCGGCGATGAATTGGGACAGGCGGAGAGCCTGCTCAATATCGCCACCTGTCTTATCGGTTTAAAGAAATATGAAAGCTCCAACGATTTCTTCCAAAAAGCGCGCCGGGCCTGCCAGCGCATCGGCGACAAGCGGACCCTTGGTTATGTGTACAGCAATTATGTCCTCCTCCTCATCAAAACCCAGCGATGGGAGGAAATAAAAACATACATTGAACTGTCATTGCAGGTAAGGCGCGATATCGGCGACCGATACGGCGAAGGATTCAGCCAATACTGGCTGGCTTGGGAATCGATGCGCGAAGGCCGGTGGGATGCGGCCGCCCGGTATTTCAAGGAAAACATCCGGCTTCGCGAACAGCTCGGCGAAAAGCTGTTCATTATCAACGATTACGCGCAGTACGGCACAATGCTGGGCAAGCAGGGCAATTACCCGGAAGCGGTCGCCCTGCTCGAAAAAGCGGTGCGCAATGCCACCCAGCTCAAAGCCCTGGATTATCTTTTTTACGCCAGGATGGAACTCGCTAACATCTTCACAATGCAGGGAAAGTTCGCCGATGCCGATCGATATCTGGACGAAGCCCGGGCATGCGGCGTTGATGACCAGGGGATCTTCCTTATAACCTGCCGTAAAGCCGAGCTCGCCATCAGGCAGGGTAATACCGCCGGCGCATTGGAGATCCTGCGGGAGATCGAAGACCGGGTGAAGGTCTCGCCGATCAACCTGCGCAATTTATATTTCAGGATCAGTGCGAAATACGGGATCGCAACAAATGATGACCCCGGGACCATTGAACATGATTTCAGGAAAGCGGAGCTTCACGCGCGGGATTTTTTTATCCAGGACAGATACCTGCTGGCCGTTACGTTATATGAATTTTGCGGCTGGCTTAAGGCGGTCGATCGCCCATACCAGGAGCGGCTGTCCGAGGCGATCGCGATCCTGCGGGACCTGGGCGCCGACGACTGCCTGCGCCGGATCGAGTCTGAGTTTGATCTGAAAATTCGTCCGTAA
- a CDS encoding MGMT family protein, translating into MDHIYYCACDSSVGRIGIIFTCDRIKPRIIRVTLPSEKLKTCINRICPGMKKHDCPRIMRVLKKIRAYLDGRTIRLPLDLVDWRRTGVFQKRVLLMEYRIPRGQVSTYGRLAKKLGNPGAARAVGNALARNPFPLLIPCHRAVRSDGSLGGYRGGVKLKRKLLEMERLRFDRKGRIVKVCFW; encoded by the coding sequence ATGGATCATATATACTATTGTGCCTGCGATTCATCGGTCGGAAGGATCGGCATCATATTCACGTGCGATAGGATAAAACCGCGGATCATACGCGTCACTCTGCCTTCGGAGAAATTGAAAACGTGCATAAACAGGATCTGTCCGGGCATGAAAAAACATGATTGTCCCAGGATCATGCGGGTTTTAAAGAAGATCAGAGCATACCTTGATGGAAGAACAATACGCCTGCCGCTCGACCTCGTTGACTGGCGCCGGACCGGCGTTTTCCAGAAACGCGTGCTGCTGATGGAATACCGGATCCCGCGGGGCCAGGTGAGCACGTACGGCCGTCTGGCAAAGAAACTCGGTAACCCTGGAGCCGCGCGCGCGGTCGGCAACGCGCTGGCGCGTAATCCATTTCCTTTATTGATCCCGTGCCATCGAGCGGTCCGCAGCGATGGATCATTGGGCGGTTACCGGGGCGGCGTAAAATTAAAAAGAAAACTGCTGGAAATGGAGAGGCTGAGGTTCGACCGTAAAGGGCGCATTGTCAAAGTATGTTTCTGGTAA
- a CDS encoding radical SAM protein has product MRTRDNISYIYGPVPSRRLGYSLGIDVVAHKICSFDCIYCQLGKTTDLTLERKVYVEPAEIIRQVTEAINQGSRIDYLTFSGSGEPTLNSRIGYMISELKAKTRLPVAVITNGSLLFMPEVQRDLSGADVVLPTLCAARESTMRKINRMHVGISARVIIDGLGDFRAHYNGQIWLEIMLIKGINDTSDEIAELKKATDSIRPDRIQLNTVVRPSSEKTARPLSMPELEHVRELLGGNCEIIAEFKDSKDPVAVPRLRQAILDILKRRPVTADDIVRSLGADQKAVQAILNDLHILKKIEKKLHGGANYYSLPGRNDQA; this is encoded by the coding sequence ATGCGCACCCGGGACAATATCTCATACATATACGGACCCGTACCCTCTCGAAGGCTCGGCTATTCCCTCGGAATAGATGTCGTCGCGCACAAGATATGCAGTTTTGACTGCATTTACTGCCAGCTCGGCAAAACCACGGACCTGACGCTCGAACGCAAGGTCTATGTCGAACCAGCCGAGATCATCCGGCAGGTCACCGAAGCCATCAACCAGGGCTCGCGCATCGATTACCTGACATTCTCGGGTTCGGGCGAACCAACTTTAAACTCGCGCATCGGGTATATGATCAGCGAACTCAAAGCCAAAACCCGGCTGCCTGTGGCGGTCATCACCAACGGTTCACTCCTGTTCATGCCCGAAGTACAGCGCGACCTCAGCGGAGCCGATGTGGTCTTGCCGACGCTCTGCGCGGCGCGCGAATCAACGATGCGGAAGATCAACCGGATGCACGTCGGCATTTCCGCGCGGGTCATCATCGACGGGCTGGGCGACTTTCGTGCTCACTACAACGGACAGATCTGGCTTGAGATCATGCTGATAAAGGGTATCAATGACACGTCCGATGAGATCGCGGAACTCAAAAAAGCGACCGATTCCATCAGACCAGATAGGATTCAGTTGAACACGGTAGTCAGACCGTCCAGTGAAAAAACCGCACGGCCGCTCAGCATGCCTGAACTCGAGCACGTTCGTGAACTACTGGGCGGAAACTGCGAAATAATCGCCGAATTCAAGGATTCAAAAGATCCAGTGGCGGTGCCGCGCTTGCGCCAGGCGATCCTGGACATTTTGAAACGGCGGCCCGTGACCGCCGATGATATCGTCCGTTCTCTGGGCGCCGATCAAAAAGCGGTTCAGGCCATTTTGAACGATCTGCATATCCTTAAAAAAATAGAAAAAAAGCTCCATGGCGGAGCTAATTATTACAGTCTGCCCGGCCGCAACGACCAGGCATAG
- a CDS encoding aspartate 1-decarboxylase — translation MKRYIYCPMCRGRLKKIKIDDNYRQVCGKCGWRHYSNPVPAVAAFVQNAHGEILLIKRGLEPGKGKWALPSGFIEYDEIPEHTVLRELKEETNIRGKIERLLGVHIEKTSVYGNIILTGYDISFTGGKPVAGSDSVEAEFFPKDKLPYIPFVSHRAIIREGLSDRPASTVFIEVLKSKITEAFVTGTVLHYNGSMGIDERVLRAANILPGEKVHVLNYNNAERLETYTIAEKAGSGRFVMYGPASLKGKVGHKLCILAYARVDPDLAKRTKPSIVVLSNKNKTIQMQHS, via the coding sequence ATGAAACGCTATATTTACTGCCCGATGTGCCGGGGCCGATTGAAAAAAATCAAGATCGACGATAATTACCGCCAGGTCTGCGGTAAATGCGGCTGGCGCCATTACTCGAACCCCGTGCCCGCGGTGGCCGCGTTCGTGCAGAACGCCCACGGCGAGATCCTTCTGATAAAAAGAGGCCTTGAACCGGGCAAGGGAAAGTGGGCATTGCCGTCGGGTTTTATCGAATACGATGAAATACCCGAGCATACCGTGCTGCGGGAATTAAAAGAAGAAACCAACATCCGCGGCAAGATCGAAAGGCTACTGGGCGTGCATATCGAGAAGACGAGCGTATACGGGAACATCATCCTTACAGGCTATGACATTTCTTTCACTGGCGGCAAACCGGTAGCTGGATCGGATTCGGTCGAAGCGGAATTTTTTCCCAAGGACAAACTGCCATACATCCCTTTTGTCAGCCACCGGGCGATAATAAGGGAAGGACTGTCTGATCGGCCCGCCAGCACGGTCTTTATCGAGGTATTGAAATCAAAGATCACCGAGGCATTCGTCACGGGCACGGTCCTGCACTATAACGGCAGCATGGGCATCGATGAAAGGGTGCTGCGGGCGGCGAATATCCTGCCGGGTGAAAAGGTCCACGTGTTGAATTATAACAACGCCGAGCGGCTCGAGACCTACACGATCGCCGAAAAAGCCGGTTCCGGAAGGTTCGTTATGTACGGTCCTGCATCCCTTAAAGGGAAGGTAGGGCACAAACTATGCATCCTGGCTTATGCCCGGGTAGATCCGGACCTGGCCAAACGCACGAAACCCAGCATTGTTGTTCTCTCCAATAAGAACAAAACGATCCAGATGCAGCATTCCTAA
- the rlmN gene encoding 23S rRNA (adenine(2503)-C(2))-methyltransferase RlmN — translation MKDNIKKYTLSGLQEKFNELGLERYRGQQVFQWLWQKNTGDFAKMTNLSKDLRALLTERFDIHLMKTEQTACSADGTEKYLFKLTDRSRIESVFIPETKRQTICVSTQAGCAMGCKFCATALLGFKRNLLAHEIAEQVQLVNTDQEVTTSNVVFMGMGEPLHNLTAVEDAVGILSATIGLSISQRHITVSTIGLIEGLRRLIDSPLKAKLAISLNFPDEQQRQNMMPATKKNPLREVLKLAREYSEKKHMVTFEYVVIDGINDRVRDARLLLRLLKNIPSKINLIPYNQHPSLPYKTPTLSKLEQIEQVLMDSKHAVTTRKSRGQEILAGCGQLALTTAGSKEKKTGISK, via the coding sequence ATGAAAGACAATATCAAAAAGTACACGCTTTCCGGCCTGCAGGAAAAATTCAACGAACTGGGACTGGAACGGTACCGCGGTCAGCAGGTCTTCCAATGGCTATGGCAAAAAAATACCGGGGATTTCGCGAAGATGACCAATCTGTCAAAAGACCTGCGCGCTTTGCTGACGGAACGCTTTGATATCCACTTAATGAAAACAGAGCAGACGGCCTGCTCCGCCGACGGCACGGAAAAATATCTTTTCAAGCTAACCGACCGCAGCCGGATCGAATCGGTCTTCATCCCTGAAACAAAACGCCAAACCATCTGCGTTTCCACCCAGGCCGGATGCGCCATGGGCTGCAAGTTCTGCGCGACCGCGCTTTTAGGGTTTAAGCGGAACCTGCTGGCCCATGAGATCGCCGAGCAGGTACAACTTGTGAACACTGATCAAGAGGTCACGACCAGCAACGTAGTCTTCATGGGAATGGGCGAGCCGCTCCATAACCTGACCGCAGTCGAAGATGCGGTCGGAATTCTTTCTGCAACCATCGGCTTGAGCATCAGCCAGAGGCACATCACGGTATCCACGATCGGACTGATCGAGGGCTTAAGGCGCCTGATCGATTCGCCGCTGAAGGCAAAACTCGCGATATCGCTTAATTTCCCGGACGAACAACAGCGCCAGAACATGATGCCGGCGACGAAAAAAAACCCGCTGCGGGAAGTCCTAAAACTAGCCCGGGAATATTCCGAGAAAAAACACATGGTCACGTTCGAATATGTTGTGATCGATGGCATTAATGACCGCGTCCGGGACGCCCGGCTCCTGCTCCGTCTGCTTAAAAACATCCCTTCAAAGATCAACCTGATCCCGTACAACCAACATCCTTCTCTGCCCTATAAAACACCCACTCTTTCCAAGCTGGAACAGATCGAACAGGTACTCATGGATTCAAAGCACGCGGTGACGACCCGCAAATCACGCGGCCAGGAGATCCTGGCCGGCTGCGGACAATTGGCGTTAACAACAGCAGGCAGTAAAGAGAAAAAGACAGGAATTAGTAAGTAG
- a CDS encoding TonB-dependent receptor → MFKALSLFFSLILFLHAGYYSTIRGKATDDETGEPLTGVHLHIEDLEIFTETDSAGEFIFPFIYVGDYQIFISFLGFTPYGINISLQAQQVYYLDIKLKPSLLNLEAHVYNADLFFTGQTSNVQIMTSNGIKKYPVSILNEILALQPGVTESDQGFHLRGGNSDEISYYVDGIAVSSTSSSLPGLLSIDRMSLMCNNINAEYGNALSGTVDIMTKDSGARPSAHIGLNSDKVFSSKALDYGYNKCDLSLGGPIAKRFRYFGSADMALTDAYQKALYKVYSPRMDHHMFGKVSYLIPGAKGRISASGFKSRDQYVVWSPYTKGGNEFKYFKNKPMYRMKNSLMSAAIDYQVASKTMISAKLGLSSSDNCYGNRDYAWEKQNGRQWYDDYRLKAEHLIQYLDNISDNPELSPRHIIRDSLQNHHTECTDCGAQALRRNPYGIEGILYTYGDFPGWIYGQNNDLQTRLDISHFFGKVNNLQGGVKFTNYDIKYYENQLPWFYSPFFMYYKRQPRTFAFYLQDKINLKRIAGQAGLRLDWLDPRACAYRHRYPGDFLDTTTSTADDLLRISPRLGLGILVTDRTQLRLSYGHYNKNPDFKALYYTGDTATVWIFPVRGYDKLNNISLYPEKTVAYEIGLEHRISQKLTFGIDTYLKNSYDLIELLPVNALPIPYFEYHNNGTRSINGVEFNFTAMLSTLSKLQVSYNLQSATAQEPWPYYHGGDDYYYPDTLNTNNGLLSFPVDWDERNTIEALIEYGFPRRHAISPLQELTTTIACAYHDGHPYTTENLHGDYISDINTVDTLPGYVNVDLKCSKIIRINSVALTVTGQIYNLFNTKQIIEVYPTTGLPDNIGYPDPSIYAFNVITLTSFFYTPQADYNHDGINSRVELRDEYVAAIKNLYADPTNYNGPFRAQIGIAVGF, encoded by the coding sequence ATGTTTAAAGCCTTATCCCTGTTTTTCTCTTTGATACTTTTTCTCCATGCTGGATACTACAGCACAATCCGGGGTAAAGCTACAGATGATGAAACTGGTGAACCTCTTACCGGTGTCCATCTACATATTGAAGATCTTGAAATATTTACAGAAACAGACAGCGCTGGCGAATTTATTTTTCCCTTTATATACGTAGGAGATTATCAAATATTTATATCTTTTCTAGGTTTTACACCGTACGGCATAAACATTTCACTGCAAGCACAGCAGGTATATTATCTCGATATCAAACTCAAACCAAGCCTCCTTAATCTTGAGGCTCATGTTTATAATGCGGATCTATTTTTTACAGGACAGACCAGCAATGTGCAAATAATGACATCGAATGGCATTAAAAAGTATCCTGTATCTATCCTCAACGAAATTCTTGCCCTCCAACCCGGGGTCACTGAAAGTGATCAAGGTTTTCATCTGCGCGGCGGCAATAGTGACGAAATTTCATATTATGTCGACGGCATTGCGGTCAGTAGTACTTCATCATCCCTGCCGGGCTTGTTATCGATTGATAGAATGTCCCTTATGTGCAACAACATCAACGCTGAATATGGCAACGCTCTATCAGGAACCGTTGATATCATGACAAAGGATAGCGGCGCGCGGCCATCAGCCCATATTGGGCTAAATAGCGATAAGGTTTTCAGCAGCAAAGCTCTTGATTATGGTTACAATAAGTGCGATCTATCTCTTGGCGGACCGATCGCGAAAAGATTCAGATATTTCGGGTCAGCCGACATGGCGTTGACCGACGCATACCAGAAGGCTTTATATAAAGTGTACTCGCCCCGGATGGATCACCACATGTTCGGTAAGGTGTCTTATTTAATACCCGGCGCCAAAGGCAGGATCTCGGCTTCAGGATTTAAATCCCGTGACCAGTATGTTGTTTGGAGTCCATACACAAAGGGCGGCAATGAATTCAAATATTTTAAAAACAAACCGATGTACCGAATGAAAAACAGCCTTATGTCAGCAGCAATCGATTATCAGGTGGCCAGCAAAACGATGATATCCGCGAAACTGGGATTATCAAGCAGCGACAACTGCTACGGCAACCGGGATTACGCATGGGAAAAACAAAACGGAAGGCAGTGGTATGATGATTACCGGCTAAAAGCAGAGCATCTTATCCAGTACCTTGACAATATCAGTGATAACCCGGAACTCTCGCCGCGCCATATTATTAGAGACAGTCTCCAGAACCATCACACGGAATGCACAGATTGCGGTGCCCAGGCACTACGCCGTAATCCATATGGCATAGAAGGTATCCTCTACACTTACGGTGATTTCCCCGGCTGGATCTATGGACAAAATAATGACCTGCAAACACGATTAGATATCAGTCATTTTTTTGGGAAAGTAAACAATCTTCAAGGCGGCGTAAAATTTACCAATTATGACATTAAGTATTATGAAAACCAATTGCCCTGGTTCTATAGTCCGTTCTTTATGTATTATAAACGACAGCCTCGGACTTTTGCATTTTATCTCCAGGATAAAATCAACCTTAAGCGGATCGCCGGCCAGGCAGGACTGCGTCTTGACTGGCTTGATCCCCGAGCATGCGCGTACAGGCACAGGTACCCGGGAGATTTTTTAGACACCACCACGAGCACTGCTGATGATCTCCTGAGGATCTCACCGCGGCTCGGTCTGGGAATACTGGTAACCGACAGGACGCAGTTGCGTCTTTCATATGGACACTACAATAAGAATCCTGATTTCAAAGCCCTCTACTATACCGGTGACACTGCTACCGTTTGGATATTCCCGGTTCGCGGTTACGATAAATTGAACAATATTTCACTTTACCCGGAGAAAACCGTAGCTTACGAGATCGGACTTGAACACCGCATCTCACAAAAACTTACTTTTGGAATTGACACCTATTTAAAGAACTCATACGACCTTATCGAACTCCTGCCGGTCAATGCCCTGCCTATCCCCTATTTCGAATATCACAATAACGGCACACGAAGTATAAATGGTGTTGAATTCAATTTTACCGCAATGCTGTCAACTCTTTCGAAATTGCAGGTCAGTTATAATTTACAGTCAGCCACAGCCCAGGAGCCATGGCCTTATTATCATGGCGGTGATGATTACTATTATCCGGACACATTAAATACAAACAACGGACTTCTTTCATTCCCGGTTGACTGGGATGAAAGAAATACGATAGAAGCCCTGATCGAATATGGATTCCCGCGGCGCCATGCCATTTCACCTCTCCAGGAATTGACCACCACAATTGCCTGCGCATACCACGACGGGCATCCATACACCACCGAGAATCTCCATGGCGATTATATCAGCGATATTAACACGGTAGACACGCTGCCCGGTTACGTGAATGTCGATCTGAAATGCAGTAAAATAATCAGGATAAACTCAGTCGCGTTAACTGTAACCGGACAAATATATAATCTGTTCAACACTAAACAGATCATTGAAGTTTACCCCACGACCGGTCTACCTGACAACATCGGCTATCCAGATCCGTCCATTTATGCTTTCAATGTTATCACCCTGACCAGCTTCTTTTATACTCCGCAAGCCGACTATAACCACGACGGCATCAATTCACGAGTCGAATTGCGGGATGAATACGTAGCGGCGATAAAGAACCTGTACGCGGATCCGACGAATTATAACGGGCCGTTCCGAGCTCAAATAGGCATCGCCGTCGGATTTTAG
- a CDS encoding FlgD immunoglobulin-like domain containing protein, with the protein MERRKFLKILLAGGAGAMLNYKKALAGNLPVLFPDARALPPVQINTFSSEIVMNSRRSYHGSYSGSLSDQILGNILWAASKAPMVGSNRIIYAARSDNVYRYDEVAHDIIVHLSGNHKSEAATAFEVGVASDLAEDAGAALHFGHLASVAFWTSTSSQPSGCPKESATTYANSNWSPAYTVQMVNCYGLMGTVSGITNSLVAISSDGSLPDPSTDGTVLLENGLSGLIYGSDFDSTELTLNELSQLAWASYGNNPHMTTNNRAGLVAASAVANFYLTGHIYIVRSEGVERYHIRLPSGGVTTRDHRIERVTTGDRRSNLRAAVARIPQSAPDYYVFCATTASRWQLIEAGYAGAGALLQAASLSLQGHFTCNFNSSERTAIISALGIPAADLPLLVFSAGHQLVGIKEHEQGKAGTKIRVQPNPFSHTARITYELTLPSAVTVAIYDGAGKCLRKYANNRQKAGQHAVIWDGTDQKERAVAPGNYYVVVRTRKGEYRHKIVKS; encoded by the coding sequence ATGGAAAGAAGAAAGTTTTTAAAGATCCTGCTTGCCGGCGGCGCCGGCGCCATGTTGAATTACAAAAAAGCTCTTGCCGGCAACCTGCCGGTTTTGTTCCCGGATGCGCGCGCATTACCACCGGTCCAGATCAATACTTTTTCTTCCGAGATCGTCATGAACAGCCGCAGGTCGTATCACGGCAGTTACAGCGGATCGCTTTCCGACCAGATCCTGGGGAATATCCTCTGGGCCGCTTCCAAGGCGCCCATGGTCGGTTCGAACCGGATCATCTACGCGGCGCGGTCAGACAATGTTTACCGCTATGACGAGGTCGCTCATGATATTATCGTGCACCTCAGCGGTAATCACAAGTCTGAAGCCGCCACTGCGTTTGAAGTGGGGGTTGCCAGCGACCTGGCCGAGGACGCGGGCGCGGCATTGCACTTTGGGCACCTGGCTTCGGTCGCGTTCTGGACAAGCACGAGCAGCCAGCCGTCAGGCTGTCCCAAGGAAAGCGCGACAACGTACGCCAACAGCAACTGGAGCCCGGCGTACACGGTACAGATGGTCAATTGCTACGGCCTGATGGGAACTGTAAGCGGCATTACGAACTCACTCGTCGCGATATCTTCGGACGGTAGCCTGCCTGATCCATCGACTGACGGGACCGTGCTGCTGGAAAACGGGTTGTCGGGTTTGATCTACGGCAGTGATTTCGATTCCACCGAACTGACCCTTAATGAACTCTCCCAGCTTGCCTGGGCATCGTACGGCAATAATCCGCACATGACGACCAATAACCGGGCTGGCCTGGTGGCTGCATCGGCCGTGGCGAATTTTTACCTCACGGGTCATATCTACATCGTACGGTCAGAGGGCGTTGAACGCTACCACATCCGCCTGCCGTCGGGAGGAGTGACCACCAGGGACCACCGCATCGAGCGGGTAACGACCGGTGACCGCAGGTCTAACCTGCGCGCGGCGGTCGCGCGTATTCCGCAGTCCGCCCCCGATTATTATGTTTTCTGCGCTACCACGGCAAGCCGCTGGCAGCTCATCGAGGCGGGTTATGCCGGAGCCGGCGCGCTACTGCAGGCGGCATCCTTGAGCCTGCAGGGTCATTTCACGTGCAATTTCAACTCATCGGAACGGACCGCCATTATCAGCGCTCTGGGTATCCCCGCGGCCGATCTGCCGCTGCTGGTATTTTCAGCCGGTCATCAGCTTGTGGGAATAAAAGAGCACGAGCAGGGCAAAGCCGGCACTAAGATCAGGGTCCAGCCTAATCCGTTCTCCCATACGGCCAGGATCACTTACGAATTGACATTACCATCAGCGGTCACAGTCGCGATCTACGACGGAGCGGGCAAGTGCTTGCGTAAATATGCGAACAACCGGCAAAAGGCGGGTCAGCACGCTGTCATATGGGATGGCACTGACCAGAAAGAACGTGCCGTGGCGCCGGGAAATTACTACGTAGTGGTCAGGACGAGAAAGGGAGAGTACCGCCACAAGATCGTCAAGTCCTGA
- a CDS encoding PAS domain S-box protein, producing MKMKKIKKPGTKRQKGKYSARVPRRRTQTRKAIKKKTALSAAETLRLMFSSDQGLKLLFQNVNDIIAFTDKNGKILEINRKVKEVIGYTPDELKGRTIFDFSLFDNKNLGTIRSQVRKVGRTGTFRSEQGRDVHIMEYALRCKNGRTVYVEANSRRYGVKGSDPVMVTVVRDITERKKVERSLQVINERLKAFMASANEGLVLFDADLNVVDVNDYLLDVFGGKKEKALGASIYDINYDVYETGRYEKYKRVIETGKPISHEIQTPSYLGNKYLSIKAFKVGNGLGMVIRDITSGRKMEKELRESEQRFRILYETIHAGVIVHTADGLVTHINKPGCRMLSVNECTDDVHLESIFKIVDKDGKSLPSSKHPSFVVLRTGKAVEQAVRCVRIAGTDDTRWLIINADPIFDMGTKKIEEIILTFFDISDRKNVEQALKESEERYRHMFEHSPVGVGIATLDGHVITANRAMLDIAGYTLESFKKVNLSDTYVNSEDRQALVQILEKTGSVTNFQTRLRRKDGTEYDALLSIARITIQGKEYMQTICQVITGDVRSSLKKE from the coding sequence ATGAAAATGAAGAAGATAAAAAAGCCAGGGACCAAGCGACAAAAAGGGAAGTACTCGGCTCGCGTGCCCCGCCGGAGAACGCAGACCAGGAAAGCCATCAAGAAAAAAACTGCATTGAGCGCGGCGGAAACGCTGCGTTTAATGTTCAGTTCGGATCAGGGATTGAAATTGCTTTTTCAGAATGTCAATGATATCATCGCCTTTACGGACAAGAACGGTAAGATCCTTGAGATTAACCGGAAAGTCAAGGAGGTGATAGGTTACACTCCGGATGAATTGAAAGGGCGGACCATATTCGATTTCAGTCTCTTTGACAATAAAAACCTGGGCACGATAAGATCCCAGGTGCGGAAGGTCGGTAGGACCGGCACATTCCGTTCAGAACAGGGCCGGGACGTCCACATCATGGAATACGCGTTAAGATGCAAGAACGGCAGAACGGTATATGTCGAGGCGAACTCGCGCCGGTACGGGGTCAAGGGCAGCGATCCGGTCATGGTGACCGTCGTGCGCGATATCACGGAGCGGAAGAAGGTCGAGCGCTCGCTGCAGGTGATAAATGAAAGGCTCAAGGCATTCATGGCATCGGCCAACGAGGGTTTAGTACTGTTCGACGCAGACCTGAACGTGGTCGATGTGAACGACTACCTGCTGGACGTGTTCGGCGGTAAAAAAGAGAAGGCGCTGGGCGCCAGCATATATGATATCAACTATGATGTGTATGAGACCGGCCGGTACGAAAAATACAAGAGGGTGATCGAAACGGGAAAACCGATCAGCCATGAGATCCAGACACCGAGCTATTTGGGGAACAAATACTTGTCGATCAAAGCTTTCAAGGTCGGGAACGGGCTGGGCATGGTCATCCGCGATATCACGAGCGGAAGGAAGATGGAAAAAGAGCTGCGCGAAAGCGAACAGCGGTTCCGGATCTTATACGAAACCATTCATGCCGGCGTCATCGTCCATACGGCGGACGGCCTTGTGACCCATATCAATAAACCGGGCTGCCGGATGCTCAGCGTGAATGAATGTACGGACGACGTGCACCTGGAATCGATATTCAAGATCGTAGACAAAGACGGAAAAAGCCTGCCGAGCAGCAAGCATCCGTCGTTCGTCGTCCTGCGCACGGGTAAAGCAGTAGAACAGGCGGTGAGATGCGTCCGAATCGCCGGCACCGATGATACACGGTGGTTGATCATCAATGCCGACCCGATATTTGACATGGGAACCAAAAAGATCGAAGAGATCATCCTGACCTTTTTCGATATTTCGGACCGCAAGAACGTCGAACAGGCTCTGAAGGAGAGCGAGGAACGTTACCGGCACATGTTTGAGCATAGTCCGGTTGGTGTCGGAATTGCAACTCTTGATGGGCATGTAATCACCGCGAACAGGGCGATGCTCGATATTGCTGGTTACACCCTGGAAAGTTTCAAAAAAGTCAACCTGTCTGATACCTATGTTAACAGCGAGGATCGTCAGGCGTTAGTTCAGATCCTGGAAAAGACGGGTTCGGTCACAAATTTCCAAACCCGGTTAAGGCGAAAAGATGGTACTGAGTATGATGCGCTTTTAAGCATCGCTCGAATCACCATTCAGGGCAAGGAATATATGCAAACGATCTGCCAGGTTATCACCGGCGACGTCCGTAGTTCCCTAAAAAAAGAATAG